A DNA window from Porites lutea chromosome 6, jaPorLute2.1, whole genome shotgun sequence contains the following coding sequences:
- the LOC140940352 gene encoding splicing factor U2AF 50 kDa subunit-like has translation MAAVDGNGFKLEDDISAKISGFRKEYDNDRDSRDEYGGGSDRSRDRDQRRDRRRRSRSRSRSPRDRRSYGGGGRDRYNRGRSPSPPRRRKKRESLWDRPPIGYEHMTPAQYKAMRAAGQIPVNAGGPVPGGTVSSLPQGSQMTRQARRLYVGNIPFGITESLMIEFFNARMQEAKLNTAPGNPVIAAQINLEQNFAFIELRSVEETTQAMAFDGIILEGQSLKIRRPKDYQPIPGMSETATIHVPGVVSTVVPDSPHKIFIGGLPNYLNEDQVKELLSSFGELKAFNLVKDSATGLSKGYAFCEYVDMNITDVAITGLNGMQLGEKKLIVQRASVGAKTNMNNPDAMSMIPAQMQIPGLDLSASLHNTATEVLCLMNMVEIEELMDDEEYEEIHEDVRTECSKYGKVMSLEIPRPVEDFQPPGCGKIYVEFASPEESKSAAQALAGRKFANRVVVTSFYQPDMYHRKEFL, from the exons GTGGAGGGAGTGATCGATCGAGAGATAGAGACCAAAGGCGAGATCGTCGACGAAGGTCAAGATCACGGTCAAGAAGCCCTAGAGATCGCCGAAGTTATGGTGGTGGTGGAAGAGACAGATATAATCGAGGAAG aTCACCCTCTCCtccaagaagaagaaagaagag AGAAAGCTTGTGGGACAGACCTCCAATTGGATATGAACATATGACACCAGCACAGTATAAAGCCATGAGAG cGGCAGGGCAGATTCCAGTCAATGCAGGTGGTCCAGTTCCTGGTGGAACTGTTAGTAGTTTGCCACAAGGAAGTCAGATGACAAGACAGGCTCGAAGATTGTATGTTGGAAACATACCATTTGGAATAACTGAG AGCTTGATGATAGAGTTCTTCAATGCCAGAATGCAAGAAGCAAAGTTAAACACAGCTCCTGGTAACCCAGTTATTGCTGCACAAATCAACTTGGAACAGAATTTTGCCTTCATTGAG CTCCGTTCAGTTGAAGAGACTACCCAGGCAATGGCATTTGATGGGATCATATTAGAG GGCCAGTCACTGAAGATAAGAAGACCCAAGGACTATCAGCCCATTCCTGGAATGTCAG AAACAGCAACAATCCATGTTCCGGGTGTGGTTTCAACAGTTGTACCAGATTCTCCTCACAAGATTTTCATTGGAGGATTACCAAACTACTTAAATGAAGATCAG GTCAAAGAGCTGTTATCATCATTTGGTGAACTCAAAGCCTTCAATTTAGTGAAAGATAGTGCCACTGGCCTCTCCAAGGGATATGCCTTCTGCGAATATGTGGATATGAATATCACTGATGTG GCAATCACGGGACTAAATGGCATGCAACTTGGTGAGAAAAAGTTGATTGTTCAAAGAGCAAGTGTTGGGGCCAAGACAAATATGAACAAT ccGGATGCAATGAGCATGATTCCTGCTCAGATGCAGATCCCCGGACTGGACTTGTCTGCCAGCCTCCACAACACAGCCACTGAAGTGCTGTGTCTCATGAACATGGTGGAAATTGAAGAACTCATGGATGATGAGGAATATGAAG AAATCCATGAAGATGTGAGAACGGAGTGTTCAAAGTATGGCAAAGTCATGAGCCTGGAAATACCAAGACCTGTAGAAGATTTTCAGCCACCTGGCTGCGGAAAG atatACGTGGAGTTTGCGTCCCCTGAAGAGTCAAAGAGTGCTGCCCAGGCCCTTGCGGGTCGGAAGTTTGCCAACCGTGTTGTCGTGACGTCATTTTATCAGCCAGACATGTACCACCGAAAAGAGTTCCTTTAA